A single genomic interval of Bradyrhizobium sp. AZCC 1693 harbors:
- a CDS encoding lytic murein transglycosylase: MPHLRFLLAAAASLLLSSPAIAQSAPAPIRPAPARPAAVAPVPGQQPAAVARSPRAAACHNGMPFDRFLADLKQQALAEGVSQRALADAAPYLVYDQSIVNRDRGQRVFGQVFTEFARNRASDGAAKNAQARIRMHAAAFARAEKEYGVPSAVIAAFWGLESSFGAELGKLHTLPSLVSLAYDCRRSEMFSKETIAALKIIDRGDLTPSEMIGSWAGELGQTQFLPTHYFNYAVDYDGDGHRNLLRSAPDVIGSTANYIATGMKWRRGEPWLQEVRAPQNFPWDQADLTIKLSRAKFAQLGVTYPDGRPLPNDDMPASLLLPMGRTGPAFLAYANFAAYTEWNNSLIYSTTAGYLASRIAGAPPMRQPSAPVAQLPLNELKELQQLLVRAGFNVGKVDGVMGQLSRTAVKAMQIKHGLPADSWPTAELLARMRGPGVQAQPAAIVMPAAR; this comes from the coding sequence CGCCGGCCCGGCCGGCCGCGGTCGCACCGGTACCGGGGCAGCAGCCAGCCGCCGTTGCGCGCTCGCCCCGCGCGGCGGCCTGTCACAACGGCATGCCGTTCGACCGTTTTCTCGCGGATTTGAAACAGCAGGCGCTGGCGGAGGGCGTGTCACAGCGCGCGCTCGCCGACGCCGCGCCGTACCTCGTCTACGACCAAAGCATCGTCAACCGCGACCGTGGTCAGCGCGTGTTCGGCCAGGTGTTCACCGAATTCGCGCGGAACAGGGCGTCCGACGGCGCGGCAAAAAATGCGCAGGCGCGAATCCGGATGCATGCGGCGGCGTTCGCGCGCGCCGAGAAGGAATATGGCGTACCATCAGCGGTGATCGCCGCGTTCTGGGGGCTGGAGAGCAGTTTTGGCGCCGAGTTGGGCAAGCTGCATACGCTGCCGTCGCTGGTGTCGCTGGCCTACGACTGCCGCCGCTCGGAGATGTTCAGCAAGGAAACCATCGCCGCCTTGAAGATCATCGACCGCGGCGATCTCACGCCGTCGGAGATGATCGGCTCATGGGCCGGCGAGCTCGGCCAGACGCAATTTTTGCCGACGCATTACTTCAACTATGCGGTGGACTATGACGGCGACGGCCACCGTAATTTGCTGCGCAGCGCGCCCGACGTGATCGGCTCGACCGCGAACTATATCGCCACCGGAATGAAATGGCGGCGCGGCGAGCCGTGGCTGCAGGAAGTCCGCGCGCCGCAAAATTTTCCGTGGGACCAGGCCGACCTCACCATCAAATTGTCGCGTGCAAAGTTCGCGCAGCTCGGCGTCACCTATCCCGACGGGCGACCGCTGCCGAACGACGACATGCCGGCGTCGCTGCTGCTGCCGATGGGCCGCACCGGACCGGCGTTTCTCGCTTACGCGAATTTCGCCGCCTACACCGAGTGGAACAATTCGCTGATCTATTCGACCACCGCTGGCTATCTCGCGAGCCGCATCGCCGGCGCCCCGCCGATGCGGCAGCCATCCGCGCCGGTCGCGCAACTGCCGTTGAATGAGCTGAAGGAATTGCAGCAGCTTTTGGTGCGCGCGGGCTTCAATGTCGGCAAGGTCGACGGCGTGATGGGACAGTTGAGCCGCACGGCGGTGAAGGCGATGCAGATCAAGCACGGCCTGCCGGCGGATTCCTGGCCGACGGCGGAGCTGTTGGCGCGGATGCGCGGGCCCGGCGTCCAGGCGCAGCCAGCCGCCATCGTGATGCCCGCGGCGCGGTAG